Proteins encoded in a region of the Oscillospiraceae bacterium MB24-C1 genome:
- a CDS encoding FAD-dependent oxidoreductase encodes MRKVDLLIIGGGPAGLAAAVSAYEQGCRDILILEREDTLGGILRQCIHNGFGLHTFQQELTGPEYAQKYIDRVIDYQIPYQCNTMVIEITKEKQVTAVNRSNGLQHFQAKAIILAMGCRERPRGALAIPGWRCSGIYTAGTAQKFVNLEGIMPGARVVILGSGDIGLIMARRMTFMGAKVLACVELLPFSSGLKRNIVQCLDDYDIPLLLNHTVVDIAGRERLEGVTVAQVDPETKRPIAGTEQYYACDTLLLSVGLIPENELSRMAGIDLCADTGGPSVDENLQTSVSGVFSCGNVLHVHDLVDFVSEEAAKAGAKAWRYITDTLDKNLKSMPIISGFGVSGAVPQKIHVGNADQPVTLMFRPKNVYKNAKVCVTAGEKEIYRHSSRILTPGEMVSLKLTPEALRQISDAENLTVKVEAS; translated from the coding sequence ATGCGTAAAGTCGATCTGTTGATAATCGGCGGCGGGCCTGCCGGTTTGGCTGCTGCTGTTTCCGCCTATGAGCAAGGCTGTCGCGATATTCTGATTTTGGAACGCGAAGATACGCTGGGCGGAATCCTCCGTCAATGCATCCACAACGGGTTTGGGCTGCATACCTTTCAGCAAGAGCTGACCGGGCCTGAATATGCGCAGAAGTATATCGACCGGGTGATTGATTATCAAATCCCCTATCAGTGCAACACAATGGTCATTGAAATCACCAAGGAGAAGCAGGTGACCGCCGTCAATCGCTCAAACGGGCTTCAGCACTTTCAGGCAAAGGCCATCATACTGGCCATGGGATGCCGAGAGCGTCCCCGTGGGGCACTTGCCATCCCCGGCTGGCGGTGCTCAGGGATATATACGGCGGGCACCGCCCAGAAGTTTGTGAACCTTGAAGGCATCATGCCCGGTGCGCGCGTCGTGATTTTAGGCTCGGGCGATATCGGCCTGATTATGGCAAGAAGAATGACGTTCATGGGAGCGAAGGTGCTCGCCTGCGTCGAGCTACTGCCGTTTTCCTCGGGGTTAAAGCGCAATATCGTGCAGTGCCTTGACGATTATGACATTCCGCTCCTCTTAAACCACACGGTGGTGGATATTGCAGGACGCGAGCGGCTAGAGGGTGTAACGGTTGCGCAGGTCGACCCCGAAACCAAGCGGCCAATTGCCGGCACCGAACAATATTACGCCTGCGATACGCTGTTGCTTTCGGTCGGACTGATTCCAGAAAATGAGCTTAGCCGAATGGCTGGAATTGACCTGTGCGCAGACACCGGCGGCCCTTCGGTGGATGAGAACCTGCAAACCTCTGTATCAGGTGTTTTCTCCTGCGGCAATGTCCTGCACGTGCACGATCTAGTCGATTTTGTCTCGGAAGAAGCCGCAAAGGCCGGCGCAAAAGCATGGCGTTACATCACGGACACCTTAGATAAAAACCTAAAATCCATGCCAATCATCAGTGGGTTTGGCGTATCGGGCGCTGTACCGCAGAAAATTCATGTGGGTAATGCCGATCAACCGGTCACACTCATGTTCCGCCCCAAGAATGTCTATAAAAATGCAAAGGTTTGTGTAACGGCGGGAGAAAAAGAGATCTACCGACATTCTAGTCGCATCCTGACCCCGGGCGAAATGGTCAGTTTAAAGCTCACCCCAGAAGCGCTCAGACAGATTTCAGATGCTGAGAATCTCACCGTGAAAGTGGAGGCGTCGTAG
- a CDS encoding NAD(P)/FAD-dependent oxidoreductase: MLDVIIIGGGVIGCSVARSLARYDLKIALLEKAADICEGQSKANTAIVHGGYDAKPHTLKAKYNVLGNQMFGTLCTELDVPLKWNTSLVVCFSEDDIPKLEALKKQGEINEVPKLRIIGREELHKREPSLSPNACAALLVETGGIVCPYELTVANAENAAENGVLFYRNAEVTKIEKGDSCWVVKSKAGAFETKAVVNCAGLYSDAINAMVSEDAFKILPRRGEYYILDKKYADVFHASVFQLPTKLGKGILVSPTVDGTVLIGPTAEDILDKSDIRTTPQGLAKALKFGSLTWENIPLRDVITTFSGIRAHSDRDDFILGEAPDAPLFFNASGIESPGLTSSPAIARDLADLVAERLDAKENPNFNPIRKAIPKFREMDDLERAKAIAANPDYAKIVCRCETVTEAEIREAIRRPVGAQTIDGIKRRTRAGMGRCQAGFCTPRTIQILCEELNLSPLEITKFGEDSKLLHSYLFGKGEQRHA; the protein is encoded by the coding sequence ATGCTGGATGTCATTATAATCGGCGGTGGCGTCATCGGCTGCTCTGTTGCGAGAAGCTTGGCCAGGTATGACCTGAAAATTGCCCTGCTGGAAAAGGCCGCCGATATTTGTGAAGGACAAAGCAAAGCGAATACAGCAATTGTACACGGTGGCTATGATGCGAAGCCCCATACACTAAAGGCAAAGTATAACGTTTTAGGTAATCAAATGTTTGGGACGCTTTGCACCGAACTGGATGTTCCGCTCAAATGGAACACGTCGCTGGTTGTCTGTTTTTCAGAGGACGACATTCCCAAACTGGAGGCACTGAAAAAACAGGGGGAAATCAACGAAGTTCCCAAGCTTCGCATCATTGGTAGAGAGGAGCTACATAAACGGGAACCCAGCCTTAGCCCAAACGCCTGTGCGGCGCTGCTGGTCGAAACTGGGGGCATTGTCTGCCCCTATGAGCTGACGGTTGCAAACGCCGAAAATGCGGCGGAAAACGGCGTGCTGTTTTACCGCAACGCCGAAGTGACTAAAATTGAAAAAGGCGACAGCTGCTGGGTTGTAAAAAGCAAAGCAGGAGCCTTTGAGACAAAAGCGGTTGTCAACTGCGCGGGGCTTTATTCCGACGCCATCAACGCAATGGTTTCTGAGGACGCCTTTAAAATCCTACCGCGCAGGGGAGAATATTACATTCTGGATAAAAAATATGCCGACGTGTTTCACGCCTCGGTCTTTCAGCTTCCGACCAAGCTCGGCAAAGGCATTCTTGTCAGCCCGACCGTCGACGGCACCGTTCTGATAGGCCCAACCGCGGAGGATATTCTAGACAAATCAGACATTCGCACCACACCGCAAGGGCTTGCCAAAGCGTTGAAATTCGGTAGCTTAACCTGGGAGAACATCCCATTGCGTGACGTGATTACCACCTTTTCCGGAATTCGCGCCCACAGCGACAGAGACGATTTCATTCTGGGTGAAGCGCCGGATGCGCCGCTATTTTTCAACGCAAGCGGCATCGAATCCCCCGGTCTGACCTCCTCGCCCGCAATTGCGCGCGATCTCGCCGATCTGGTGGCCGAGCGATTGGACGCTAAGGAGAATCCAAACTTCAACCCCATTCGGAAAGCGATTCCGAAGTTTAGGGAGATGGATGATCTGGAACGCGCCAAGGCAATTGCCGCCAATCCGGACTATGCTAAAATTGTGTGCCGCTGTGAAACGGTAACCGAGGCAGAAATCCGCGAGGCGATTCGCAGGCCGGTGGGTGCGCAGACAATTGATGGCATTAAGCGGCGGACACGCGCTGGAATGGGACGGTGTCAGGCAGGCTTCTGTACGCCCAGAACCATTCAGATTCTGTGCGAGGAACTGAACCTGTCGCCGCTGGAAATCACGAAATTCGGGGAAGACTCCAAACTGCTGCACAGCTATTTGTTTGGAAAGGGGGAACAGCGCCATGCGTAA
- a CDS encoding MIP/aquaporin family protein, which yields MLPYIAEFLGTGLLILLGDGVVANVTLTKSGMKGAGAVQITFAWGLAVLLPAFIFGAASGAHLNPAVTIAVAINGGLAWGMVPGYIISQMLGAFSGAVLVYLLFKDHFDATENPGTILGCFSTGPSIPNTARNLLSEVVGTFVLVFAILGVGNVVGASNVGLNYLLVFGIIVSVGMSLGGLTGYAINPARDLGPRIAHAMLPIKNKGGSNFSYGLVVPVVGPIVGGIIAVLLFQAIPW from the coding sequence ATGCTGCCATATATTGCGGAATTTTTAGGAACAGGTCTTCTAATTCTTCTTGGCGACGGTGTTGTTGCAAACGTTACCCTCACAAAATCTGGAATGAAGGGCGCCGGCGCTGTTCAGATCACCTTTGCGTGGGGCCTTGCCGTCCTGCTGCCTGCGTTTATCTTTGGTGCGGCGTCAGGTGCGCATCTTAATCCGGCAGTTACCATCGCGGTCGCAATAAACGGCGGTCTTGCATGGGGCATGGTGCCGGGATACATCATTTCTCAAATGCTTGGCGCTTTCTCCGGCGCGGTTCTTGTTTACCTGCTCTTTAAGGACCATTTCGACGCAACCGAAAATCCAGGAACTATTCTGGGTTGCTTCTCGACCGGCCCGTCCATTCCAAACACTGCCCGGAACCTCCTCTCTGAAGTGGTCGGCACCTTTGTGCTGGTGTTCGCCATCCTCGGCGTCGGAAACGTCGTGGGCGCCAGCAACGTTGGTTTAAACTATCTACTAGTGTTCGGCATCATCGTATCGGTCGGTATGTCCCTTGGTGGATTGACCGGTTATGCGATCAACCCAGCCCGTGACCTTGGCCCTCGCATTGCACATGCGATGCTGCCGATTAAAAACAAAGGCGGCTCCAACTTTAGTTACGGCCTGGTTGTTCCAGTAGTCGGCCCCATCGTCGGCGGCATCATCGCGGTTCTCCTGTTCCAAGCCATTCCCTGGTAG
- the glpK gene encoding glycerol kinase GlpK, with amino-acid sequence MGKYIMALDAGTTSSRCILFNEKGEMISVAQKEFTQYFPKPGWVEHDAMEIWSTQIGVAQEAMHKINASAEDIAAIGITNQRETTVVWDKNTGEPVYHAIVWQCRRTSEYCDSLKEKGLVDSFRQKTGLVIDAYFSGTKLKWILDNVPGAREKAEAGDLLFGTIDTWLIWKLTKGKVHVTDYSNASRTLLYNIQELKWDEEILKELDIPASMLPEAKPSSCIYGETEASLFGSPIPIAGAAGDQQAALFGQTCFNAGEAKNTYGTGCFLLMNTGETPVYSKNGLVTTIAWGLDGKVNYALEGSIFVAGAAIQWLRDQLKLVDSAPDSEYMATKVSDTNGAYIVPAFTGLGAPHWDQYARGAIVGLTRGVNKYHIIRATVESLAYQTHDVLKAMQQDSGITLNALKVDGGACANNFMMQFQSDIINAPVHRPVCVETTAMGAAYLAGLAVKYWESKEDVIKNWQISRIFKPSLEEAKRTELIAGWNKAVKCALGWAKN; translated from the coding sequence GTGGGAAAGTACATTATGGCTTTGGATGCAGGAACCACCAGCTCACGTTGCATTCTCTTCAACGAGAAGGGTGAAATGATCAGCGTAGCCCAAAAAGAATTCACACAGTATTTCCCCAAGCCCGGTTGGGTCGAACACGACGCCATGGAGATATGGTCCACGCAGATCGGTGTGGCGCAGGAGGCCATGCATAAAATCAACGCCTCAGCCGAGGACATTGCGGCCATCGGCATCACCAACCAGCGTGAAACCACCGTTGTCTGGGACAAAAACACCGGCGAGCCGGTCTACCACGCGATTGTTTGGCAGTGCCGCCGCACCTCGGAATACTGCGACAGCCTGAAAGAAAAGGGCCTGGTCGACAGCTTCCGTCAGAAGACCGGTCTAGTGATCGACGCCTATTTCTCCGGCACCAAGCTGAAATGGATTCTTGACAATGTCCCCGGCGCACGCGAAAAAGCCGAAGCGGGCGACCTGTTGTTTGGAACCATCGACACCTGGCTGATCTGGAAGCTGACCAAAGGCAAAGTCCACGTCACCGACTACTCCAACGCATCCCGCACGCTGCTGTATAACATTCAGGAATTGAAATGGGACGAGGAAATCCTAAAGGAACTGGATATTCCTGCATCCATGCTGCCAGAAGCAAAGCCCTCCAGCTGCATCTACGGCGAAACAGAAGCCTCTCTGTTTGGAAGCCCCATTCCGATTGCGGGCGCCGCAGGCGACCAGCAGGCCGCACTTTTCGGCCAGACCTGCTTTAACGCGGGCGAAGCCAAGAACACTTACGGCACCGGATGCTTCCTGTTAATGAACACAGGCGAGACGCCCGTTTATTCCAAAAACGGTCTCGTCACCACCATTGCATGGGGCCTTGACGGAAAGGTCAACTATGCACTCGAAGGCTCGATCTTTGTGGCGGGCGCCGCTATCCAGTGGCTGCGCGACCAGCTCAAGCTCGTCGATAGCGCACCGGATTCTGAATATATGGCAACAAAGGTGAGCGACACGAACGGCGCATATATTGTCCCGGCCTTTACGGGCCTTGGCGCTCCCCATTGGGACCAGTACGCCAGAGGTGCTATTGTCGGCTTGACCAGAGGCGTCAATAAATATCACATCATCCGCGCCACAGTGGAGTCGCTGGCTTATCAGACCCATGACGTGCTCAAGGCGATGCAGCAAGATTCGGGCATCACGCTCAACGCGCTCAAGGTTGACGGCGGCGCCTGCGCCAACAACTTTATGATGCAGTTCCAGTCGGACATTATCAACGCACCGGTTCATCGTCCGGTCTGCGTAGAAACAACAGCGATGGGTGCCGCCTATCTGGCTGGTCTCGCGGTGAAATACTGGGAGAGCAAAGAGGATGTCATCAAGAACTGGCAGATTTCTCGAATCTTCAAGCCCTCGCTGGAAGAGGCAAAACGTACCGAGCTGATTGCAGGCTGGAACAAAGCTGTTAAGTGCGCTTTGGGCTGGGCAAAAAATTAG
- the dhaL gene encoding dihydroxyacetone kinase subunit DhaL, with translation MDKSFLGAMEAITSTIKDNKEFLTDLDRAIGDADHGHNMARGFNAVIEKLKASPPADLSMGLKATAMTLISTVGGASGPLYGTAFLRCSKVMQGKEVINKVAVVRLFEEALDGIETRGKAQPGDKTMIDALKPAYDAFVTATEQSKSFLECMEEACKAAEEGVAYTKTIAARKGRASYLGERSIGHQDPGATSVLLILKALTEYYKA, from the coding sequence ATGGATAAGTCCTTTTTGGGCGCGATGGAGGCAATCACCAGCACAATTAAAGACAACAAAGAATTTTTGACCGACCTTGATAGAGCTATCGGCGACGCCGACCATGGTCATAATATGGCGCGCGGGTTTAACGCCGTTATAGAAAAATTAAAGGCTTCGCCGCCCGCCGATCTGTCGATGGGGCTAAAAGCAACAGCCATGACGTTGATTTCCACCGTTGGGGGCGCGTCCGGTCCGCTTTACGGAACTGCGTTTCTGCGCTGTTCAAAGGTGATGCAAGGAAAAGAAGTGATTAATAAAGTTGCTGTCGTGCGGTTGTTTGAAGAAGCGTTGGATGGGATTGAAACCCGCGGGAAGGCTCAGCCGGGGGACAAGACCATGATTGACGCACTCAAACCCGCCTATGACGCATTTGTTACAGCCACAGAGCAGAGCAAAAGCTTTTTGGAATGCATGGAAGAAGCCTGTAAAGCGGCAGAAGAGGGCGTTGCTTATACTAAGACAATAGCAGCCAGAAAGGGGAGGGCCAGCTATTTGGGCGAGCGCAGCATCGGGCATCAGGACCCGGGTGCCACTTCGGTACTAC